In Haloarcula salinisoli, one genomic interval encodes:
- the ftsZ gene encoding cell division protein FtsZ, with protein MDSIIDDAIDEAEGEPEEGADPEANSQHEPTPDREDVSTSGTMTDDELASVVKDLETKITVVGCGGAGGNTVTRMMEEGIHGAKLVAANTDAQHLADEVEADTKILMGRKRTGGRGAGSVPKIGEEAAQEDIEDIQQSIAGSDMVFVTAGLGGGTGTGSAPVVAQAAQEEGALTISIVTIPFTAEGERRRANADAGLERLRSVSDTVIVVPNDRLLDYAPSMPLQDAFKICDRVLMRSVKGMTELITKPGLVNVDFADVRTIMENGGVAMIGLGESDSENKAQDSIRSALRSPLLDVEFDGANSALVNVVGGPDMSIEEAEGVVEEIYDRIDPDARIIWGASVNNDFEGKMETMIVVTGVESPQIYGQSEAKQERAAQQANEDIDYVD; from the coding sequence ATGGACTCGATTATCGACGACGCCATCGACGAGGCCGAAGGGGAGCCCGAGGAGGGCGCCGACCCCGAAGCCAACAGCCAGCACGAACCGACCCCCGACCGGGAGGACGTATCGACGTCGGGGACGATGACAGACGACGAGCTCGCGAGTGTCGTCAAGGACCTCGAAACCAAGATTACGGTGGTCGGCTGTGGCGGCGCCGGCGGCAACACGGTCACCCGGATGATGGAAGAAGGCATCCACGGCGCGAAGCTGGTCGCAGCCAACACTGACGCCCAGCACCTCGCCGACGAGGTCGAGGCCGACACGAAGATTCTGATGGGACGCAAGCGCACCGGTGGTCGCGGTGCGGGCTCGGTCCCGAAAATCGGCGAGGAAGCCGCCCAGGAAGACATCGAGGACATCCAGCAGTCAATCGCGGGGTCGGACATGGTGTTCGTCACCGCCGGGCTGGGCGGTGGCACGGGGACCGGGTCGGCCCCCGTCGTCGCCCAGGCCGCCCAGGAGGAGGGCGCACTGACGATTTCCATCGTCACGATTCCGTTCACCGCGGAGGGTGAACGGCGGCGCGCCAACGCGGACGCGGGGCTCGAACGCCTGCGCTCGGTGTCTGACACCGTCATCGTCGTCCCGAACGACCGCCTGCTGGACTACGCGCCCAGCATGCCCCTGCAGGACGCGTTCAAGATCTGTGACCGCGTGCTGATGCGCTCGGTCAAGGGGATGACCGAGCTGATTACGAAGCCCGGGCTGGTCAACGTGGACTTCGCCGACGTTCGCACCATCATGGAGAACGGCGGCGTCGCGATGATCGGCCTCGGGGAAAGTGACAGCGAGAACAAGGCCCAGGACTCCATTCGCTCGGCGCTGCGCTCGCCGCTGCTGGACGTGGAGTTCGACGGCGCCAACTCCGCGCTGGTCAACGTCGTCGGCGGTCCCGACATGAGCATCGAAGAAGCCGAGGGCGTCGTCGAGGAGATATACGACCGCATCGACCCCGACGCCCGCATCATCTGGGGCGCGTCGGTCAACAACGACTTCGAGGGGAAAATGGAGACGATGATCGTCGTCACCGGCGTCGAGAGCCCACAGATATACGGCCAGAGCGAAGCCAAGCAGGAACGGGCCGCCCAGCAGGCCAACGAAGACATCGACTACGTCGACTGA
- a CDS encoding D-aminoacyl-tRNA deacylase — protein sequence MLAIVVSRADEASVHIGEQLLDIADWTETVDDSRPDADGGGTVYRTDGAQLREFEGRHLELEDVAEAFEEPSLLVFASKHAGETDELLTAHHTGNFGEAEYGGESGRFARAAPNAHRTVVHALAAHAPESYDVGMECTHHGPTEVGVPSMFVEVGSAEPQWRDPAAARAVAEAILDCRGVPADAPAEDGHRRQVVGFGGGHYVPRFERVVRETDWAVGHIGADWCLDALDDFASDHQYEAVVERAFAASGAEYGLVTGDHPELVDTVESLGYRVVDERFLRETTGVPLEFVDAAESAVEPVSEGLRFGEAARDADEWRVVSLPEELLAEATGIDGDAVRSWVEANTLAFGTEQQGTVVTGPVVLDATTDRAAMVDALADVLRKRYDSVERDGDELRAREQRFDPGLADTLGIPEGPKYGQLSAGQSVEVDGRVIDPETVHSERIRCFTL from the coding sequence ATGCTCGCTATCGTCGTCTCACGGGCAGACGAGGCGAGCGTCCACATCGGCGAGCAGCTGCTGGATATCGCGGACTGGACCGAGACCGTCGACGACAGTCGTCCCGACGCCGACGGCGGCGGGACCGTCTACCGGACCGACGGGGCACAACTCCGAGAGTTCGAGGGACGCCACCTCGAACTCGAAGATGTGGCCGAAGCGTTCGAGGAGCCGTCGCTGTTGGTCTTCGCCTCCAAACACGCCGGCGAGACGGACGAGCTGCTGACCGCACACCACACCGGGAACTTCGGCGAGGCCGAATACGGCGGCGAGAGCGGTCGGTTCGCGCGAGCGGCGCCCAACGCCCATCGCACGGTCGTCCACGCGCTGGCAGCGCACGCCCCCGAGTCGTACGACGTTGGCATGGAGTGTACCCACCACGGACCGACCGAGGTTGGCGTCCCCTCGATGTTCGTCGAGGTCGGCAGCGCCGAGCCACAGTGGCGCGACCCCGCGGCGGCGCGGGCTGTCGCCGAGGCGATTCTCGACTGCCGGGGCGTCCCAGCGGACGCCCCCGCGGAGGACGGCCACCGCCGACAGGTCGTCGGGTTCGGCGGCGGCCACTACGTCCCGCGGTTCGAGCGGGTCGTCAGGGAGACGGACTGGGCCGTCGGCCACATCGGCGCCGACTGGTGTCTGGACGCGCTGGACGACTTCGCGAGCGACCACCAGTACGAAGCGGTCGTCGAGCGCGCCTTCGCGGCAAGCGGCGCCGAGTACGGGCTGGTTACCGGCGACCACCCCGAGCTCGTCGACACCGTCGAGTCGCTGGGCTACCGCGTCGTCGACGAGCGGTTCCTCCGCGAGACGACCGGCGTCCCGCTCGAATTCGTCGACGCAGCGGAGTCGGCGGTGGAACCAGTCAGCGAGGGGCTCCGATTCGGCGAGGCGGCCCGAGACGCCGACGAGTGGCGCGTCGTTTCCCTCCCAGAGGAACTGCTCGCCGAAGCGACCGGCATCGACGGCGACGCCGTGCGGTCGTGGGTCGAGGCCAACACCCTCGCCTTTGGCACCGAACAGCAGGGGACCGTGGTCACTGGACCAGTCGTCCTCGACGCGACCACTGACCGGGCCGCGATGGTCGACGCGCTGGCCGACGTCCTCCGAAAGCGCTACGACAGCGTCGAGCGCGACGGCGACGAACTGCGCGCCCGCGAACAGCGGTTCGACCCGGGCCTCGCTGACACCCTCGGTATCCCGGAAGGACCGAAGTACGGGCAGCTTTCCGCCGGCCAGTCCGTCGAGGTCGATGGGAGAGTAATCGACCCCGAGACGGTCCACAGCGAGCGTATACGTTGCTTTACGTTGTAG
- a CDS encoding sodium:calcium antiporter, which translates to MQVGGAALLTVGWVAVLLLGLDLGVLATVGVSGVAVLGASFLLAWGAETAEKDVPRAFAIAVLAVLAVAPEYAVDALYAWNAGAGGATAEACAQLSAEQIQASQTTLARGCHDANLAIANMTGANRILIGIGWAGIAVFTVWRATKTRDQAVEKRGGFLKDAVTLDRDIATEIAFLFVATGWAFLVPLGGGIGLVDTLFLVGLYVTYIGLVLKSDIETSDHTVGVPKYFQKWSLPWRPIVVLTLFAYSGILIFTAVEPFAHGLEEIGLQNGIPEFFMIQWVAPLASESPELIVVAVLVNKARSTAGFNALISSKLNQWTLLIGTIAVVYSIALGGLGTLPFDQKQAAEIWITAAQSYFALAILVNFEITIREAVALFGLFISQVVVEFIIIRDLLVLPFDSYELLVGYTVLYLVIGTALFAVRRRALAQLFGLAGDAFRSALGREPVHEELAD; encoded by the coding sequence GTGCAGGTGGGGGGTGCGGCCCTGTTGACCGTCGGCTGGGTCGCCGTGCTACTCCTTGGCCTCGACCTCGGCGTCCTGGCGACCGTCGGCGTCTCGGGGGTTGCGGTCCTGGGCGCGTCGTTCCTGCTGGCCTGGGGCGCCGAGACTGCCGAGAAGGACGTCCCGCGAGCGTTCGCCATCGCCGTGCTGGCGGTGCTTGCGGTCGCGCCCGAGTACGCCGTCGACGCGCTGTACGCCTGGAACGCCGGGGCCGGCGGCGCGACGGCCGAAGCCTGTGCACAGCTGAGTGCCGAGCAGATACAGGCGAGCCAGACGACCCTCGCCCGTGGCTGTCACGACGCGAACCTGGCCATCGCGAACATGACCGGCGCGAACCGCATCCTCATCGGCATCGGCTGGGCCGGCATCGCCGTCTTCACCGTCTGGCGGGCCACCAAGACTCGTGACCAGGCCGTCGAGAAGCGCGGGGGGTTCCTCAAGGACGCAGTGACGCTGGACCGGGATATCGCGACCGAGATAGCGTTCCTCTTCGTGGCGACCGGCTGGGCGTTCCTCGTCCCGCTCGGTGGCGGTATCGGGCTGGTCGACACGCTGTTCCTGGTTGGGCTGTACGTCACCTACATCGGGCTGGTACTGAAATCCGACATCGAAACCTCTGACCACACCGTCGGCGTCCCCAAGTACTTCCAGAAGTGGTCGCTACCGTGGCGGCCCATCGTCGTCCTCACGCTGTTTGCGTACTCCGGCATCCTCATCTTCACCGCCGTCGAGCCCTTTGCCCACGGCCTGGAGGAAATCGGGCTCCAGAACGGCATCCCCGAGTTCTTCATGATTCAGTGGGTCGCACCACTGGCGAGCGAATCGCCCGAACTCATCGTCGTCGCAGTGCTAGTGAACAAGGCCCGCTCGACGGCCGGCTTCAACGCGCTCATCTCCTCGAAGCTGAACCAGTGGACGCTGCTCATCGGGACCATCGCCGTCGTCTACTCCATCGCGCTGGGCGGGCTCGGAACGTTGCCGTTCGACCAGAAGCAGGCCGCCGAAATCTGGATTACCGCCGCCCAGTCCTATTTCGCGCTGGCCATCCTGGTCAACTTCGAGATTACCATCCGCGAGGCCGTCGCCCTCTTTGGCCTCTTTATCTCGCAGGTGGTCGTCGAGTTCATCATCATCCGCGACCTGCTGGTCCTGCCCTTCGACAGCTACGAACTGCTCGTCGGCTACACCGTCCTGTATCTCGTCATCGGGACCGCGCTCTTTGCCGTCCGGCGGCGGGCGCTCGCCCAGCTGTTCGGGCTGGCAGGTGACGCGTTCCGGTCGGCGCTGGGCCGGGAGCCGGTCCACGAGGAACTCGCAGACTGA
- a CDS encoding shikimate dehydrogenase: MQVYGLIGNPVGHSLSPPMHEAGYEALDIDAKYVTFEPPAHEGAAAVAAAERLGVAGLNVTIPFKQDVLDAVETDPLAERIGAVNTVDFSGDEPRGYNTDAVGAVRALDHHDVSLDGTAVVVGAGGAGRAVAFGLADEGMTVEIANRTASKADDLAAAVPGASGHGLDALADLLSSADVLVNCTSVGMDEDETPVPAVTLHEDLAVLDAVYSPIETRLLRDADEAGATTVDGAWMLLFQGVEAFERWTGESAPVDAMNEALRAGL, from the coding sequence ATGCAAGTCTACGGCCTCATCGGCAATCCGGTGGGACACTCGCTCTCGCCGCCGATGCACGAGGCGGGCTACGAGGCGCTGGACATCGACGCGAAGTACGTTACTTTCGAGCCACCGGCCCACGAGGGGGCGGCGGCCGTCGCGGCGGCGGAGCGACTCGGTGTGGCGGGGCTGAACGTCACCATCCCGTTCAAGCAGGACGTCCTCGACGCTGTGGAGACCGACCCGCTGGCCGAGCGCATCGGCGCGGTCAATACGGTCGACTTCTCGGGTGACGAGCCACGGGGATACAACACGGACGCCGTCGGCGCGGTCCGCGCGCTGGACCACCACGACGTATCCCTCGACGGGACGGCAGTCGTGGTCGGCGCGGGCGGCGCCGGTCGCGCCGTCGCCTTCGGGCTGGCCGACGAGGGGATGACCGTCGAGATAGCCAACCGGACGGCGTCGAAGGCCGACGACCTGGCCGCGGCGGTGCCGGGTGCGAGCGGCCACGGTCTCGACGCGCTCGCGGACCTGCTTTCCAGCGCCGACGTGCTGGTCAACTGCACCAGCGTCGGGATGGACGAGGACGAGACGCCGGTGCCGGCTGTCACGCTCCACGAGGACCTTGCGGTGCTGGACGCGGTGTACTCCCCTATCGAGACGCGGCTGCTCCGGGACGCGGACGAGGCCGGGGCCACCACCGTCGACGGAGCCTGGATGCTGCTGTTCCAGGGCGTCGAGGCGTTCGAGCGCTGGACCGGCGAGTCGGCGCCGGTCGACGCGATGAACGAGGCGCTCCGGGCGGGGCTCTGA
- a CDS encoding helix-hairpin-helix domain-containing protein: MGLLQKLKSALGLNGTGSSESGRSGDVDVTVEREPSTEDEDAVKGTETASSEGAAEPGDSAADSDDAEDEAPAADEFETLADEDETAEEAAADAEAADAEETGEAETEGVDETEETDAEETDDADAEAVDEAEETTDTETVEGSTDPVTELNGIGPAYGDRLAGAGIETVGELAAADAAELADQIELGESRVAGWIEQATEY; the protein is encoded by the coding sequence ATGGGTTTGCTTCAGAAGCTGAAATCTGCACTCGGGCTCAACGGGACCGGGTCGTCGGAGTCGGGTCGCTCCGGCGACGTTGACGTCACCGTCGAGCGCGAGCCGTCTACGGAAGACGAGGACGCTGTCAAAGGCACAGAGACGGCGAGTAGCGAGGGGGCTGCCGAACCCGGTGACTCGGCGGCGGACAGCGACGACGCCGAGGACGAGGCGCCAGCAGCCGACGAGTTCGAGACGCTGGCCGACGAGGACGAGACGGCCGAGGAAGCGGCGGCGGACGCCGAGGCAGCCGATGCCGAGGAGACGGGCGAGGCGGAGACCGAGGGGGTCGACGAAACCGAGGAGACCGATGCCGAGGAGACGGACGACGCGGATGCCGAAGCGGTCGACGAGGCCGAGGAGACGACCGATACGGAGACCGTCGAGGGAAGCACCGACCCGGTCACGGAGCTGAACGGCATCGGGCCGGCCTACGGCGACCGCCTGGCCGGCGCGGGCATCGAGACCGTCGGCGAACTGGCCGCGGCCGATGCCGCCGAGCTGGCCGACCAGATAGAGCTCGGCGAGAGCCGCGTCGCTGGCTGGATCGAGCAGGCGACCGAGTACTGA
- the pabB gene encoding aminodeoxychorismate synthase, component I has product MPRVETSRDTFEALAADASPTARIPVAVTVTVDDPFTAYRRARHPTGGVYLGTTGGQSGWGYFATTPAAFTEVGPDDGPALSALADALADDHLVRGDCDVPYPCGAIGWLSYDVVRDLESLPDSAVADRALPRLQIGTYDRVAAWEEPRGEGPVELTITACPRLDDHDSVGVAYEFARQHALELAREVTEGDPAVGEPPVAADSAAFESDCTRESFAERVRTVQEYIRDGDTFQANISQRLSAPAAVHPVEAFDALRRVNPAPYSALVEFPGVDLVSASPELLLDRDGDELVTEPIAGTRPRGSTPEDDERLADDLRADEKERAEHAMLVDLERNDLGKVSQFGSVEVTDYRRVDRYSEVMHLVSEVRGRLRSRATLADAIAAVFPGGTITGAPKPRTMEIIDEVESTRRGPYTGSIGIFGFDGRATLNIVIRTLVRYGDEYHLRVGAGIVHDSEPDREYEETLDKGRALVTAVDEALGQRADLSVEGAK; this is encoded by the coding sequence ATGCCACGGGTCGAGACGAGCCGGGACACCTTCGAGGCCCTCGCGGCGGACGCCTCACCGACGGCCCGGATTCCCGTCGCCGTCACCGTCACCGTCGACGACCCCTTCACCGCCTACCGACGGGCCCGCCACCCGACCGGCGGCGTCTACCTGGGAACGACCGGCGGGCAGTCGGGCTGGGGCTACTTCGCCACCACGCCCGCCGCGTTCACCGAGGTGGGTCCCGACGACGGCCCGGCGCTGTCCGCCCTCGCAGACGCCCTGGCTGACGACCACCTCGTCCGAGGCGACTGCGACGTGCCGTACCCGTGTGGTGCCATCGGCTGGCTCTCCTACGACGTCGTTCGGGACCTGGAGTCACTGCCCGACAGCGCCGTCGCTGACCGCGCACTCCCGCGACTCCAAATTGGGACCTACGACCGCGTCGCGGCGTGGGAAGAACCCCGCGGCGAGGGGCCGGTCGAACTCACGATTACGGCCTGTCCGCGCCTCGACGACCACGATTCCGTGGGGGTGGCCTACGAGTTCGCCCGCCAGCACGCGCTGGAACTGGCCCGCGAAGTCACCGAGGGCGACCCTGCGGTGGGCGAGCCGCCGGTCGCGGCCGACAGCGCCGCCTTCGAGAGTGACTGTACGCGCGAGTCCTTCGCCGAGCGCGTACGGACGGTCCAGGAGTACATCCGCGACGGCGACACCTTCCAGGCGAACATCTCACAGCGACTCTCGGCCCCGGCGGCGGTCCACCCGGTCGAGGCCTTCGACGCCCTGCGGCGGGTGAACCCGGCGCCGTACTCGGCGCTGGTGGAGTTCCCCGGTGTCGACCTCGTCAGCGCGAGCCCCGAACTGCTCTTGGATCGGGACGGTGACGAACTGGTAACCGAACCTATCGCCGGGACCCGGCCGCGGGGGTCGACACCCGAGGACGACGAGCGGCTCGCTGACGACCTGCGGGCCGACGAGAAAGAGCGGGCCGAACACGCGATGCTCGTCGACCTGGAGCGCAACGACCTCGGGAAGGTGAGCCAGTTCGGCAGCGTCGAGGTAACTGACTACCGCCGCGTCGACCGCTACTCCGAGGTGATGCACCTCGTCAGTGAGGTCCGGGGGCGGCTTCGCTCGCGAGCCACCCTGGCCGACGCCATCGCGGCGGTGTTCCCGGGCGGGACGATAACGGGCGCGCCCAAGCCCCGGACGATGGAGATTATCGACGAGGTCGAATCGACCCGTCGGGGGCCATACACCGGTTCTATCGGTATCTTCGGCTTCGACGGCCGCGCGACGCTGAACATCGTCATCAGAACGCTGGTCCGCTACGGCGACGAGTACCACCTTCGGGTCGGTGCCGGTATCGTCCACGACTCCGAACCGGACCGCGAGTACGAGGAGACGCTGGACAAGGGGCGGGCCCTGGTGACTGCAGTCGACGAGGCGCTGGGCCAGCGTGCGGACCTCTCCGTGGAGGGCGCGAAATGA
- a CDS encoding anthranilate synthase component II yields the protein MTDSLAPTVLVVDNYDSFAYNLVQYVGEVVLRLGGDEDDVVVRRNDAITVDDVHDLDPDGIVVSPGPGTPQEAGISIPTFAELSYPTLGVCLGHQALCAANGSEVGHADAVVHGKSSLVTHDGEGVFEGVPDPVEVGRYHSLAVDRDALPDVLEETAHTVEDADADIVMAVRHREAPHVGVQFHPESILTDHGKTMVENFCLSCNTT from the coding sequence ATGACTGATTCACTTGCCCCAACTGTCCTCGTCGTCGACAACTACGATTCCTTTGCCTACAATCTCGTCCAGTACGTCGGCGAGGTGGTCCTGCGTCTGGGCGGCGACGAGGACGACGTCGTCGTCCGGCGCAACGACGCCATCACCGTCGACGACGTCCACGACCTCGACCCCGACGGCATAGTCGTCTCGCCGGGCCCGGGCACACCCCAGGAGGCGGGCATCTCGATACCGACGTTCGCCGAACTGTCGTATCCGACGCTGGGTGTCTGTCTGGGGCATCAGGCGCTGTGTGCGGCCAACGGCTCCGAGGTGGGCCACGCCGACGCCGTGGTCCACGGCAAGTCCTCGCTGGTGACCCACGACGGTGAGGGTGTCTTCGAGGGCGTCCCGGACCCGGTCGAGGTGGGCCGGTACCACTCGCTGGCGGTCGACCGTGACGCCCTGCCGGACGTACTGGAAGAAACCGCACACACGGTCGAAGACGCCGACGCCGACATCGTGATGGCCGTCCGCCACCGCGAGGCGCCCCACGTCGGCGTCCAGTTCCACCCCGAAAGCATCCTCACCGACCACGGGAAGACCATGGTCGAGAACTTCTGTCTCTCATGCAATACCACGTAG
- a CDS encoding aminotransferase class IV has product MQYHVDGELVPEDEATVSVLDRGFMYGDAAFETLRVYGGDPFEWAAHRDRLHHTAEALGFADAVPDDLRERVAETLAANDLDDAYLKVSVSRGVQPGKLTPEPEVDPTVVVITKPLPRGGRDGERVWDGPATVQTVRTRRVPGEAIPGDIKSHNYLNGILGRLELRRSAGDGDPADECLLRDVDGNLAEGATSNLFFVTENGLRTPSAELDLLPGVTRDVVIELAREEGFPVETGAYSLDALRNANEAFLTNSTWEIRPIATADGIEIGAGPMTKLLQRLYDERVETAHY; this is encoded by the coding sequence ATGCAATACCACGTAGACGGCGAGCTCGTCCCCGAGGACGAGGCCACGGTGTCGGTGCTCGACCGCGGGTTCATGTACGGTGACGCAGCCTTCGAGACGCTGCGGGTGTACGGCGGCGACCCCTTCGAGTGGGCGGCCCACCGCGACCGGTTGCACCACACCGCCGAGGCGCTGGGCTTTGCCGACGCCGTCCCCGACGACCTGCGCGAGCGGGTCGCGGAGACGCTCGCCGCCAACGACCTCGACGACGCGTATCTGAAGGTCTCGGTCTCCCGCGGGGTCCAGCCCGGGAAACTCACGCCCGAGCCCGAGGTCGACCCGACGGTCGTGGTCATCACGAAGCCGCTGCCACGTGGCGGTCGCGACGGCGAGCGCGTCTGGGACGGCCCGGCGACAGTCCAGACCGTCCGAACCCGGCGGGTACCGGGCGAAGCCATACCCGGGGACATCAAGAGCCACAACTACCTGAACGGTATCCTCGGCCGGCTGGAACTCCGCCGGTCGGCGGGCGATGGCGACCCCGCCGACGAGTGTTTGCTTCGCGACGTGGACGGCAACCTCGCCGAGGGCGCGACGAGCAACCTCTTTTTCGTGACCGAGAACGGCCTCCGGACACCCAGCGCGGAGCTGGACCTGTTACCCGGCGTCACTCGGGACGTCGTCATCGAGCTCGCTCGCGAGGAGGGGTTCCCGGTCGAGACCGGCGCCTACTCGCTGGACGCGTTGCGCAACGCCAACGAGGCGTTTCTCACGAATTCTACGTGGGAGATTCGCCCCATCGCGACGGCCGACGGCATCGAGATCGGCGCCGGCCCGATGACGAAGCTCCTCCAGCGGCTCTACGACGAGCGGGTCGAGACCGCACACTACTGA
- a CDS encoding saccharopine dehydrogenase family protein has protein sequence MSGLLVYGSYGYTGNLIAEAAAERGLDPVLAGRERRTLESQAARLNCEFEVASLDEPTVLDMVLGDATAVLNCAGPFSRTWEPMVEACLRTGTHYLDITGELTVFEAIHEQDDRAADAGVMLLPGVGFDVVPTDCLAAHLAERLPDADRLELAFRAENGVSRGTAKTMVEHLDGGGAVRRGGRIEDVPVAHESRTVEFGWGLESQHVAAIPWGDVSTAYHTTGIPNVTTYMAMPRRAVRMQRMAGLVTPLLSLPPVRTGLQWLIEQTTEGPDADERASGESYVWGEARNDDGDRAVSRLRGPQTYALTVETALATARRALDGDAPAGYQTPAGAYGPDLILDVEGVEREDVV, from the coding sequence ATGAGTGGCCTCCTCGTCTACGGCTCCTACGGCTACACGGGCAATCTCATCGCCGAAGCCGCCGCCGAGCGCGGGCTGGACCCGGTGCTTGCGGGGCGCGAGCGTCGGACGCTGGAGTCACAGGCCGCGCGACTGAACTGCGAGTTCGAGGTCGCGAGCCTCGACGAACCGACGGTGCTGGATATGGTGCTCGGAGACGCGACCGCCGTCCTCAACTGCGCCGGCCCGTTCTCGCGGACCTGGGAGCCGATGGTCGAGGCGTGCCTGCGCACGGGAACCCACTATCTCGACATCACCGGGGAGCTCACCGTCTTCGAGGCCATCCACGAACAGGACGACCGGGCCGCCGACGCGGGCGTCATGCTGCTACCCGGCGTCGGTTTCGACGTGGTGCCGACGGACTGTCTGGCCGCACACCTCGCCGAACGGCTACCCGACGCCGACCGGCTCGAACTGGCCTTCCGCGCCGAGAACGGCGTCTCCCGGGGGACGGCCAAGACGATGGTCGAGCACCTCGACGGCGGCGGCGCGGTCCGCCGTGGCGGTCGCATCGAGGACGTGCCGGTCGCTCACGAGAGCCGAACCGTAGAGTTTGGCTGGGGACTGGAGAGCCAGCACGTCGCCGCGATTCCGTGGGGCGACGTGTCGACGGCCTACCACACCACCGGTATCCCGAACGTCACGACCTACATGGCGATGCCCAGGCGGGCCGTCCGGATGCAGCGGATGGCCGGGCTCGTCACGCCGCTGCTCTCGCTCCCGCCGGTCCGGACCGGCCTGCAGTGGCTCATCGAGCAGACTACCGAGGGGCCCGACGCCGACGAGCGGGCGAGCGGGGAGAGTTACGTCTGGGGCGAGGCCCGGAACGACGATGGAGACCGGGCGGTCTCGCGGCTGCGGGGCCCCCAGACCTACGCCCTGACCGTCGAGACGGCGCTGGCGACGGCCCGGCGAGCGCTCGACGGCGACGCGCCCGCGGGCTACCAGACGCCCGCTGGCGCCTACGGCCCGGACCTGATTCTGGACGTGGAAGGTGTCGAGCGCGAGGACGTGGTGTGA
- a CDS encoding Rieske (2Fe-2S) protein, with protein sequence MDEDSRIAAVDDVPQDGSFLFTVRDGFDTSEAILVALADGVVAFENYCPHWTDVRLDKGSGATVREDELVCEKHGATFERGSGSCTFGPCEGAVLEEVETTVEDGAVYLTDDRYEFENQGSSGDHDLSSGSRIGFSGQ encoded by the coding sequence ATGGACGAGGACAGCCGTATCGCGGCCGTCGATGACGTCCCGCAGGACGGGAGCTTTCTCTTTACAGTCCGGGATGGGTTCGACACCTCGGAAGCGATTCTCGTGGCGCTTGCCGATGGCGTCGTCGCCTTCGAGAACTACTGTCCCCACTGGACGGACGTGCGTCTCGACAAGGGCAGCGGTGCGACGGTGCGCGAGGACGAACTGGTGTGTGAGAAACACGGGGCGACGTTCGAGCGCGGTTCGGGGTCGTGTACCTTCGGCCCCTGTGAGGGTGCCGTGCTGGAGGAAGTCGAGACCACCGTCGAGGACGGCGCGGTCTACCTGACCGACGACCGCTACGAGTTCGAGAACCAGGGTTCCTCGGGCGACCACGACCTCTCCTCGGGAAGCCGAATCGGCTTTTCCGGCCAGTAG
- a CDS encoding DpnI domain-containing protein — MTREKRTRSAVCPECDNNPVVMEHGGYFCDCCNEEFTRADLVQLN, encoded by the coding sequence ATGACGCGTGAAAAACGGACACGGTCAGCGGTCTGCCCCGAATGCGACAACAACCCAGTGGTTATGGAGCACGGCGGCTACTTCTGTGACTGCTGTAACGAGGAGTTCACCCGCGCGGACCTCGTACAACTCAACTGA
- a CDS encoding cupin domain-containing protein, with amino-acid sequence MEKVRIEDVEGRPGPAAVSRPLTDAVGATEMALNYYELAPGDSFAYGYHRHERQEELFVVQTGTVTFETEAGDVLVEGGEVIRFAPGEFQRGVNEGEERVVAFALGAPRDRGDTEIRRQCDDCGERTRHTIERTDDGTLARCLDCDGVTGRFE; translated from the coding sequence ATGGAGAAAGTCCGAATCGAGGACGTCGAGGGCCGACCCGGACCGGCCGCCGTGTCGCGCCCGCTGACGGATGCGGTGGGCGCCACCGAGATGGCCCTGAACTACTACGAACTCGCGCCGGGGGATAGCTTCGCCTACGGCTACCACCGCCACGAGCGCCAGGAGGAACTGTTCGTCGTCCAGACGGGGACCGTGACCTTCGAGACCGAGGCGGGGGACGTGCTGGTCGAGGGGGGCGAGGTGATCCGCTTCGCGCCCGGCGAGTTCCAGCGCGGGGTCAACGAGGGCGAGGAGCGCGTCGTCGCGTTCGCACTCGGCGCCCCGCGGGACCGGGGCGACACGGAGATTCGGCGACAGTGCGACGATTGTGGCGAACGGACCCGGCACACAATCGAACGAACCGACGACGGGACCCTGGCGCGCTGTCTGGACTGTGACGGCGTCACCGGTCGGTTCGAGTAG